In Henningerozyma blattae CBS 6284 chromosome 6, complete genome, the following are encoded in one genomic region:
- the TBLA0F02390 gene encoding uncharacterized protein, which produces MSSSSYYLYRRDDSTPTPACPTQNDYDGRDNLRILAVFMLLISSSIGVFFPILASRYSFIRIPPIFFFIAKFFGSGVIVATAFIHLLQPAYDELNDPCLGGVWQEYPWAFGICLMALFLIFFSELMAHYFIERNERKNGGKVPDPHASHFRNPEFRGHKHGADNESGEMMEKEDQVGSPSDDLESQENDSIVERDAGASDEYRFYNEEEDVKRGDRENVHSVADGKNENLVFSEHNVEVSEDSEDSDGLFAAERKPEDVSNSEYVRELVSVMILESGIIAHSIFIGLSLSVAGKEFDTLFVVLIFHQMFEGLGLGTRVAEVEWPYSKRYTPWILGACFGVTTPISAAIGIGVRHSWVPGSRSALIVNGIFDSISAGILIYTGLVELMAHEFLYANNFEGKNSLKKLLLAYFVMCCGCGLMALLGKWA; this is translated from the coding sequence atgtcGTCCAGTTCATATTATCTTTACAGAAGAGATGATTCTACTCCTACCCCAGCTTGTCCAACTCAAAACGATTACGATGGTCGTGATAATTTGAGAATTTTAGCTGTGTTTAtgttattaatatcttcttcaattggTGTCTTTTTCCCAATTCTAGCTTCTAGATATTCATTTATAAGAATTCCCCctatctttttctttattgcCAAATTTTTTGGTTCAGGTGTTATTGTTGCCACAGcatttattcatttattacAACCTGCATAcgatgaattaaatgatcCATGTTTAGGTGGTGTTTGGCAAGAATATCCATGGGCATTTGGTATATGTCTAATGGCATTAttcttaattttcttttcagaATTAATGGCCCATTATTTCATTGAAAGGAATGAAAGAAAGAATGGTGGTAAAGTACCAGATCCCCATGCTAGTCATTTCCGTAATCCAGAATTTCGTGGTCACAAGCATGGTGCTGATAATGAAAGTGGTGAAATGATGGAGAAGGAAGATCAAGTTGGCAGTCCTAGTGACGATCTAGAGAGTCAAGAAAATGATAGCATAGTGGAACGTGATGCTGGTGCATCGGATGAATATCGTTTCtataatgaagaagaagatgttAAACGTGGCGATCGTGAAAACGTCCACTCAGTAGCGGATGGCAAGAACGAGAATCTTGTATTTAGCGAACATAATGTAGAAGTTAGTGAAGATAGTGAAGACAGTGATGGTTTATTCGCGGCAGAAAGAAAACCTGAAGATGTTAGTAATTCTGAATATGTTAGGGAATTAGTGAGTGTTATGATCTTGGAAAGTGGTATTATTGCACACTCTATCTTCATTGGTCTATCATTATCAGTTGCAGGTAAAGAATTCGATACattatttgttgttttgATTTTCCACCAAATGTTCGAAGGTTTAGGTTTGGGTACCAGAGTTGCCGAAGTTGAATGGCCATATTCGAAGAGATATACTCCATGGATCTTGGGGGCTTGCTTCGGTGTGACAACACCTATCTCTGCAGCCATTGGTATTGGTGTGAGACATTCATGGGTTCCAGGTTCCAGATCAGCATTGATTGTCAATGGTATCTTTGATTCCATCAGTGCTGGTATTTTAATCTATACCGGTCTAGTTGAATTAATGGCACACGAATTTTTGTATGCTAATAATTTCGAAGGTAAGAATAGtctaaagaaattattactagCGTATTTTGTGATGTGTTGCGGTTGTGGTCTAATGGCGTTGTTAGGTAAATGGGCTTAG